In Bradyrhizobium sp. 170, the DNA window TCCCGCCGACGAGGGCGCGAAGGAGGGCTTCATCCAGAAGCCTATCGGTCTTGGGCCATTCAGGTTTGTCGAGCACGTGCCGGGATCGCGCATCGTTCTGGAGCGCTGGGACCGCTTCTACAAGCCCGGCAAGCCGTACGCCGACAAGCTCATCGTCTCGGTCATGGGCGAAGCCGCGGCGCGCGACGTCGCCTTCCGCAACAAGGAAATCGACACCTCGGTGCTGGGACCTGCGCAATATGTCGCCTATCAGGCCGACCCCAACCTCAAGGGCACCATCGTCGAAGTCGCCGAGGTCTTCACGCGCCACATGGGGATGAATCCCGGATTCAAGCCGTTCGCCGACAAGCGAGTCCGGCAGGCGATCAACCATGCGATCGATACCGATCTGATCATCAGCAAACTGGTCAAAGGCAAGGCCTATCGCGCCACAAGCTGGCTGCCTCTGACTTCGACCTCACCGCTCTACGACAAGACGATGAAGCCCTACGCCTTCGATCCCGCGAAGGCGAAGCAGTTGCTCGCGGACGCGGGCTATCCCACCGGCTTCGAATTCGAATGGACGACGAGCCAGAATGAAAGCTGGGGCTTGCCGATCGTCGAGGCCATTATCCCGATGCTGGATCGGGTGGGCATCAAGGTGAAGGTCAAGCAGGTCGAGACCGCGGTGCTGGCGGAGGTCATTCGCAAGGGCGACTTCCAGGCCTATGTCTATTCCATGGCGACTGGCCCGGATCCCCAGGCGGCGCTGAAATGCTTCTACTCATCGACACCGCAATCAGCCTGCAACTACACGACCTTCAAGAACGCGGATTTCGACAAGATGATCGATGAGGCCGGGCAGACCGATGACGCCGCCAAGCGCGTCCAACTGCTGCAAAAGGCCAATGCCCTGCTCTATGACGAAGCGCCGGTCTGGTTCTTCAATTACAACAAGGCGGTCATGGCGGTGCAGCCGTGGCTCAAAGGGATTCAGTTGAACGCGACGGAACTGACCCATCAAAACGTCGAAGACCTCTGGGTCGATGAGACCTCGCCCGCGAAGTGACACGTGCTCTCGCCCTCCCTCCATCGCAAAAAATGACGGAGGGAGGGAGGAACAGTTCCAATGCTCTCCTTCCTGATCCGTCGAATCCTGCAAACCGTTCCGACCGTGCTGGCCGTCGTGCTGGTGATCTTTGTGCTGTTCAGCGTCGTTCCGGGGAGCGTCGTATCGAGCATGAGCGATGACGGAAGAGGTCCGGCCGACCCGCAGGTCGTGGAGCGCATGAAAAAGCAGCTCGGCCTCGACGATCCCGTCTACGTCCGCTTCGGCGCCTACATTGCCAAGCTCGCGACAGGCGATTTGGGGACGTCGTTCCGGACGCGCGAGCCGGTCACGACCATGATCGCCAGACGAATGTGGCCAACGGTGCAATTGATATTCGCCGCCATGATGTTTGCGATTGTGATCGGCGTGCCGCTCGGTTTCGTCGCAGCGCTGCAGCCGGGCAGCATCGTCGACACGATCTCGATGGTCGTGGCGGTGTCGGGCCTTTCAATGGCCAAATTCTGGCTCGGGCTGCTGCTGATGTACCTGTTTGCGTTGAAACTCGGCTGGCTGCCGAGTTTTGGCTATGGCGATGGCGGGCTCAAATATCTGATTCTGCCTGCGGTGACGCTCGGTGTTTCGCCAATGGCGCTGCTGGCACGGACGACGCGCGCCGCGGTTCTCGAGATCATGACCGCGGATTTTGTCCGGACGGCGCGCTCGAAGGGCATGAGCGAGACCCGGGTCGTGAAGTGGCATGTGATGCGCAATGCTCTCGTCATCATTCTCACGACGATCGGCCTGCAATTCGGCGCGTTGATGGGGCAGGCAGTCGTGGTCGAGAAATTGTTCTCCTGGCCGGGCATCGGTTCGCTGCTCGTCGACAGCGTCCTGCAGCGCGACATTCCTGCCGTCCAAGGCTCTATTTTCGTTGTGGTGCTGTTCTTTCTCGCGATCAATTTATTGATTGACGTACTCTATGGCGTGATCGATCCCAGGATCAGATACGCATGAGCGCCGGCCGGCTCTATCACGCCTGTGCGCGATTGACTGTACCGTCTGCCGGGGCGGGGCGGCCGCGATGAAGCTCGGAACCAGTCTCATCATCGGCGGGGCGTTGTTCGCGCTTGCGATCTTCGTCGGCCTGCTCGCGCCCTGGTTGGCGCATACGGACCCCGTCATGGATGCCAACCTCATGAATGCCGAAGAGCCACCGAGCTGGATGTGGTGGTTCGGCACCGACGCGCAGGGCCGCGACATTTACTCCCGCGTCGTGTACGGCGCGCGCATCTCGCTGACGGTCGGCATCGTCTCGCAGCTCGTCAATAGCGTCATCGGCGTGACGCTGGGCTTGACCGCGGGCTATTGGGGCGGCTGGTGGGACGACTTCGTCAATGGGTTGACCAATCTGATGCTCGCGATCCCCTCGCTGATCTTCGCGCTTGCCATCATGGCGGTCCTTGGACCCGGCCTGACCAGCCTGCTCATCGCGCTCGGGTTGACCAACTGGTCCTTCACTTGCCGGATAGCACGGGCGTCGACGCTGTCGCTCAAGAGCCAGGGCTACGTACAGGCGGCAAGAGTGCTCGGCTACGGCGATCTGCGCATCATGATCACGCAGCTGCTGCCGAACATGCTGGGACCGATCATTGTCATCGGCACGCTGGGCATGGGCGGCGCGGTATTGGCCGAAGCCGCCCTTTCGTTCCTTGGCCTCGGAATCCGCCCGCCTTTTCCAAGCTGGGGCAGCATGCTGTCAGAGGCCCGCGACCAGATCACAACGGCGCCGTGGCTCTCGATTTTCCCCGGCCTCGCCATATTCTTGACGGTGCTCGGCCTCAACCTGCTCGGCGACGGCTTGCGTGATATTCTCGATCCACAGTCGCGGAGCCGGCGCACATGACGGGCCCTCCCCTGATCGAAGTCAAGGATCTGTGCATCGATCTCAATGACGGATCGAGCCATGTTGCGGCGGTCGAGGGCGTTTCATTTTGTATCGATCGTGGCGAGACATTCGGCCTTGTCGGCGAATCCGGCTGCGGCAAGAGTATTACAGCGCTCGCCTTGATCGGCCTGTTGCGCCAGCCGCTTTCGATCGGCGCCGGCGCCATCCGATTTGAGGGCCGGGAGATCCAGGGACTTCCGGCGGCCGAGCAACGCGCGCTGCGCGGCAATCGCATCGCCATGATCTTCCAGGAGCCGATGACGGCGCTCAATCCGGTCTCGCCTGTTGGCCGGCAGATCGCGGAGATGTTCGTGCTGCACAAGGGCAAGAACTGGCGGGAAGCCAATCAGCTGGCCGTCGAGGCGCTGGCGAGCGTCCGCGTCCCCGCCCCCGAGCGACGGGTGAAGGATTACCCGCACCAGCTTTCGGGCGGCATGCGTCAACGCGTGATGATCGCCATCGCACTTGCATCCGGGCCGGATCTTCTGATCGCCGACGAGCCGACAACCGCGCTCGACGTGACGGTGCAGGCGGAAATCATCGAGCTGATGCGGAATTTATGCGCCGAGAGAGGCACGGCTATTTTGATGATCAGCCACGATCTGGGCCTGGTCGCCAACGTCTGCCGCCGCGTCGCCGTCATGTATGCCGGTCGCATTGTCGAGGAGCGCGGCTCGGCCGATATCTTCCGCGTACCCGCACATCCCTATACGCAAGGCCTGGTCGACTCGCTGCCGCGGCTGGGGAGTAGAGCTGCACTTGGCCGGACGCGGCTCAGGGAGATCGCGGGCGTCGTACCGGCGATCGCGGATTTCCCGGACGGTTGCCGATTCAATCCGCGTTGCGCGCGGGCGACCGACATTTGCCGGACAACCGCGCCGGAGATGACATTGCTCGGTGCAGGCGGACTAGTCAGGTGCCATCACCATGCATGAGCCTGCGGGGAGCCCTGGCGATGATGTCATCCTCAGCGTGGAGGATCTCGCGGTCCATTTTCCGGTCGGTGGTGGCTTGCTGGGCGGCGGCCGGCGGCTGTTACGTGCGGTCGACGGCGTCAATCTCGAACTGAAGCGCGGTGAATGCCTCGGTCTCGTCGGCGAATCCGGTTGTGGCAAGTCGACTGTCGCACTTTCGATACTTGGTCTGCAGATGCCGACGCGCGGCCGCATCGTGCTGGACGGGCAGGTCGTGACGGGCCGGCCATCGGGCGATCGAAAGGCACTGGCCCGCATCGTACAGATGGTGTTTCAGGATCCCTACGCCTCGCTCAATCCACGCCAGACCGTTCGTCGCACGCTTGAAGCCCCGCTGCGCCTGCATGGCGTGACGGCCGAAAGCGAGATCGATGGACGCGTTGCGGCGATGCTCAGGCATGTGGGCCTGCGGCCCGAACAGGCTGGCCGCTACCCGCATGAATTCTCGGGCGGCCAGCGTCAGCGCATCGGCATCGCTCGCGCGCTGATCCTCAATCCCAGGATTGTGATCTGTGACGAACCTGTATCGGCGCTGGATGTTTCCATCCGTGCCCAAATCATCAATCTGCTGTTGGAATTGAAGGAAACCCTCGGCCTCTCCTACATTATGATCAGCCACGACCTCGGCGTTGTCGAGCACATGAGCGACAGGGTCGCCGTCATGTATCTCGGCCGTATTGTGGAGACAGGCGACTGGCGTGAAATCTTCGAACGGCCGGCGCACCCGTATACGCGAACCCTTATCGCCGCCATTCCCGATCCGCTACGTCGCGCACCGCTCGCGACGACAAAGGGCGAGCTTCCCAATCCGCTAAGTCCGCCGGACGGATGTGCGTTCAGTCCGCGCTGTCTTTACGCCGAGGCCGTGTGTCATCGCCAGCCTGGGCCATCGCTTGAAACGCGTCCCGATGGACACTCGGTCCGGTGCTGGCGAGCTGACGAGATCGGCGGTCAGACGGCGTTGGCCTCGACCGAAAGCTGGCATTCCTAGGACGGACGGCACGTCTGCCATGGGTCCGCAGCATGCTGGCTCTTATCGGGTAATCCCGGAAAGGCCGGACACGATGCGGAAATGTCCGCCCGGCGGAAACAAAAGCCCCGCTTTTGCATGATTGCGTTGCCCTGATCCCTGCCCTGCCCGGTAGACTTTTGCGGGGGGCGACGGCATCCTGCGCCTCGAAATCTCACAAAAGACGTGCGCGGGCGACCTGCGGGCGAAAATGACAGGAAAGAGCATTTTCCAATTGGAAAATGCTCATGGAAACAGAGGGCAGATATGATCAAGACGCGATTCACCGAGCTCGTTGGCGTTGAGCACCCGATCGTTCAGGGCGGCATGCAATGGGTCGGCCGCGCCGAGCTCGTCGCCGCCGTCGCCAATGCCGGCGCGCTCGGGCTGATCACCGCGCTGACGCAGCCGACGCCGGAAGATCTCACACGCGAAATCGCGCGCTGCCGCGACATGACCGACAAGCCGTTCGGCGTCAATCTCACCATTCTTCCGGCGATCAAACCGCCGCCATATGCCGAGTATCGCCAGGCCATCATCGAGGCCGGTATCAAGATCGTGGAGACTGCCGGCAACAAGCCGCAGGAACACGTCACCGAATTCAAGAAGCACGGCATCAAGATCATCCACAAATGCACCAGCGTCCGTCACGGGCTGTCGGCGGAGCGGATGGGCGTCGATGCGCTGTCGATCGACGGTTTTGAATGCGCCGGCCATCCCGGCGAGGACGACACGCCCGGCCTGATCCTGATCCCGGCCGCCGCCGACAAGATCAAGATTCCGATGATCGCCTCCGGCGGCTTCGGTGACGGCCGCGGCCTCGTCGCGGCCCTCGCGCTCGGCGCCGAGGGCATCAACATGGGCACGCGCTTCATGTGCACCAAGGAAAGCCCGATTCATCAGCTCGTGAAGGAGCGCATCGTCGCCAACGACGAGCGCGAGACCGAATTGATTTTCCGTACCATGCGCAACACCTCGCGCGTCGCCAGGAACGCGATCTCGACCAAGGTGGTGGCGATGGAGAAGGAAGGCGCGAAGTTCGAGGACGTCCGCGAACTCGTCGCCGGCGCCCGCGGCAAGATGGTTTATGCTACCGGCGATGCCGACGAAGGCATCTGGTCGGCCGGCCAGGTCCAGGGCCTGATCCACGACATTCCGACCTGCGCCGAACTGGTGTCGCGCATCATGCGCGACGCGGAAGCCATCATCCAGAGCCGGCTCGAAGGCATGATGTCGAGCGCCCGGCGTCAAGCCGCCGAATAGGCGGTTGACGACAGTATAAGGACAGGCCGCCGAATAGACGGCCTGCACCTCCAATATAAATACAAAGAGAAGAGCCCATGAAAGCCTATGTCTACGGCGCCAATGGCGCTGAAATCGCCGACGTCGCAAAACCTTCTCCGAAGGGCACGCAGGTGCTGGTCAAGGTCCATGCCTGCGGCCTCAACCGCGCCGATCTCGGCATGACCAAGGGTCATGTGCATGGCGCGGCCGGCGGCGTCGGCACTGTGCTCGGCATGGAATGGGCGGGTGAAGTCGTCGAGCTTGGGCCCGATGCCAAGGGCGTCAAGGTCGGCGACAAGATCATGGGCTCGGGCGGCGCGGCGTTCGCCGAATACACGCTGGCCGATCACGGTCGGCTGTTCCGCGCGCCCTCGAACATGAACTTTGAGGAAGCCGCCACCCTCCCCGTCGCGCTCGCCACCATGCACAATGCGGTGGTGACCAACGGCGCGCTGCAGCCGGGACAGTCCGTGCTGATCCAGGGCGCCAGTTCCGGCGTCGGGCTGATGGCGATGCAGATCGCAAAATTCAAGGGCGCAAAACTCGTGATCGGCTCGTCGACGGATGCGATGCGCCGCGGGCGGCTCAAGGAGTTCGGCGCCGATCTCGCGATCGACTCCAGCGATCCCGGCTGGGTCGACCAGGTGCTGAAGGCAACCAATGGCGAAGGCGTCGACCTGATCGTCGACCAGGTTTCGGGCAAGGTCGCGAACCAGAATCTCGCCGCAACGAAGGTCAAGGGCCGCATCGTCAATGTCGGCCGGCTCGGCGGCACCCACGCCGATTTCAATTTCGACCTGCATGCCGCCCGCCGCATCAACTATATCGGCGTCACCTTCCGCACCCGCACCATCGAGGAAGTCCGCGAGATTTTTGACGAGGTCCGGAAAGACATCTGGGGTGCGGTGGAATCCCGAAAACTGCAATTGCCGATCGACAAGGTCTATCCGTTCGCGGAGATCGGTACGGCATTCGAGCACATGGAAGCGAACAAGCACCTCGGCAAGATCGTGGTGACGTTCTAAATGCGTGTCCTGGACGCGGTGCAGCGTCCCCCGGGCGATGCGAAGCATCGTCCGGTACGCTGCTCCGCAGAGCCGGGACCCATGCGCAAGTGGACCCCGGATCATCGGTGTGAAATGGAGCTTCACTGCCCGAAGCGGCGAAACGCGGCTTCGACCTCTGTATCGGTTGCGAATTGGCGGCGCTTGGCTTGCGTAAGCCCTTCCAGCACGGCGGGAAGATGCGCGGGATCGATTTCCTCCGGCTCGCTCAGATTGCGTGCGCCTGCCAGTTCCAGCCTGCGCCGTCGGTGAATCCGCCCGATCATCGTGCCTCGCCGGAGAACGCCTGCCTCAACTCTGACAGCCGGTCGAGCGCGGCTTGCGGCAGCGGGCCTTTTTCGGCCGCAGTGAGCGCGTCCTCGAACTGTTGCGGCGTCGCCATGCCGACCAGGATCGTGCCCATCGCCGGGTGAGACAGCGCAAACCGCGTGGCGGCTTCGGTCAGGCTGGCGGCGAAGCCCTCCTCTATCAGCGGCATCAGGCGGCGCGCGCGATCGATATCGGCGTCGTAACTCATCGCCGACCCGATCGGCTCGGGCGCCGGCCCCGCGATCGGATGACGCTCGGCCGAGCCCGACAATGCGCCGCCGGCCAGCACGCGGATACCAACGACGCCAACGCCGGCGGCCTCGGTGTAGTCGAACAGCCGTCCATAATCCTGCGCCGGATAGCGCGCCGGCAATTCGCAGGCCGCAGACGGATTGAGCATGTTGTAGACGACCTGCGCGCTGTCGAACACGCTGATATCGATCACCTGATGCAGTGCGGCCGTGTCGCCGATTGCCGTCATCCCGAGGAAACGAATCTTCCCCTGCTGACGCAGGCGCTCGAACGCCGGCACCAGTTCGTCGAGCACCTGCCGGACGCTCAGCGCCGATCCGCCTCCGTTCCCGGTAATCGGATTGTGCAAATGAAGAATG includes these proteins:
- a CDS encoding oligopeptide/dipeptide ABC transporter ATP-binding protein → MHEPAGSPGDDVILSVEDLAVHFPVGGGLLGGGRRLLRAVDGVNLELKRGECLGLVGESGCGKSTVALSILGLQMPTRGRIVLDGQVVTGRPSGDRKALARIVQMVFQDPYASLNPRQTVRRTLEAPLRLHGVTAESEIDGRVAAMLRHVGLRPEQAGRYPHEFSGGQRQRIGIARALILNPRIVICDEPVSALDVSIRAQIINLLLELKETLGLSYIMISHDLGVVEHMSDRVAVMYLGRIVETGDWREIFERPAHPYTRTLIAAIPDPLRRAPLATTKGELPNPLSPPDGCAFSPRCLYAEAVCHRQPGPSLETRPDGHSVRCWRADEIGGQTALASTESWHS
- a CDS encoding nitronate monooxygenase family protein; protein product: MIKTRFTELVGVEHPIVQGGMQWVGRAELVAAVANAGALGLITALTQPTPEDLTREIARCRDMTDKPFGVNLTILPAIKPPPYAEYRQAIIEAGIKIVETAGNKPQEHVTEFKKHGIKIIHKCTSVRHGLSAERMGVDALSIDGFECAGHPGEDDTPGLILIPAAADKIKIPMIASGGFGDGRGLVAALALGAEGINMGTRFMCTKESPIHQLVKERIVANDERETELIFRTMRNTSRVARNAISTKVVAMEKEGAKFEDVRELVAGARGKMVYATGDADEGIWSAGQVQGLIHDIPTCAELVSRIMRDAEAIIQSRLEGMMSSARRQAAE
- a CDS encoding ABC transporter substrate-binding protein — encoded protein: MLKKIAIVAGLGLALAATAEAQTPRKGGTIRMTAPYGSSFSSMDIHTTQRAQDEIYAKALHRSLYTWDSAEGKPVPELAREVTVSGGGLVHTFKLRDDAYFHHGRRMTADDIIWSFTRIMDGTKAYPGARFVRVIAGAAEVEKGQAKEISGLKKIDDFTLEMKLTEKVDPGFYFFTAITSIYPADEGAKEGFIQKPIGLGPFRFVEHVPGSRIVLERWDRFYKPGKPYADKLIVSVMGEAAARDVAFRNKEIDTSVLGPAQYVAYQADPNLKGTIVEVAEVFTRHMGMNPGFKPFADKRVRQAINHAIDTDLIISKLVKGKAYRATSWLPLTSTSPLYDKTMKPYAFDPAKAKQLLADAGYPTGFEFEWTTSQNESWGLPIVEAIIPMLDRVGIKVKVKQVETAVLAEVIRKGDFQAYVYSMATGPDPQAALKCFYSSTPQSACNYTTFKNADFDKMIDEAGQTDDAAKRVQLLQKANALLYDEAPVWFFNYNKAVMAVQPWLKGIQLNATELTHQNVEDLWVDETSPAK
- a CDS encoding aldo/keto reductase, with amino-acid sequence MQLRVFGRTGMRLSVLGFGCGAVGGLMVRGDAADQERTVARAIAAGVNYFDTAVLYGDGESEKNLGRVLQKLKPAEVVVGTKVRVPASEVGRIYDAVRMSLEGSLARLRLDRVDILHLHNPITGNGGGSALSVRQVLDELVPAFERLRQQGKIRFLGMTAIGDTAALHQVIDISVFDSAQVVYNMLNPSAACELPARYPAQDYGRLFDYTEAAGVGVVGIRVLAGGALSGSAERHPIAGPAPEPIGSAMSYDADIDRARRLMPLIEEGFAASLTEAATRFALSHPAMGTILVGMATPQQFEDALTAAEKGPLPQAALDRLSELRQAFSGEAR
- a CDS encoding zinc-binding dehydrogenase, whose amino-acid sequence is MKAYVYGANGAEIADVAKPSPKGTQVLVKVHACGLNRADLGMTKGHVHGAAGGVGTVLGMEWAGEVVELGPDAKGVKVGDKIMGSGGAAFAEYTLADHGRLFRAPSNMNFEEAATLPVALATMHNAVVTNGALQPGQSVLIQGASSGVGLMAMQIAKFKGAKLVIGSSTDAMRRGRLKEFGADLAIDSSDPGWVDQVLKATNGEGVDLIVDQVSGKVANQNLAATKVKGRIVNVGRLGGTHADFNFDLHAARRINYIGVTFRTRTIEEVREIFDEVRKDIWGAVESRKLQLPIDKVYPFAEIGTAFEHMEANKHLGKIVVTF
- a CDS encoding ABC transporter ATP-binding protein, translating into MTGPPLIEVKDLCIDLNDGSSHVAAVEGVSFCIDRGETFGLVGESGCGKSITALALIGLLRQPLSIGAGAIRFEGREIQGLPAAEQRALRGNRIAMIFQEPMTALNPVSPVGRQIAEMFVLHKGKNWREANQLAVEALASVRVPAPERRVKDYPHQLSGGMRQRVMIAIALASGPDLLIADEPTTALDVTVQAEIIELMRNLCAERGTAILMISHDLGLVANVCRRVAVMYAGRIVEERGSADIFRVPAHPYTQGLVDSLPRLGSRAALGRTRLREIAGVVPAIADFPDGCRFNPRCARATDICRTTAPEMTLLGAGGLVRCHHHA
- a CDS encoding ABC transporter permease, whose product is MLSFLIRRILQTVPTVLAVVLVIFVLFSVVPGSVVSSMSDDGRGPADPQVVERMKKQLGLDDPVYVRFGAYIAKLATGDLGTSFRTREPVTTMIARRMWPTVQLIFAAMMFAIVIGVPLGFVAALQPGSIVDTISMVVAVSGLSMAKFWLGLLLMYLFALKLGWLPSFGYGDGGLKYLILPAVTLGVSPMALLARTTRAAVLEIMTADFVRTARSKGMSETRVVKWHVMRNALVIILTTIGLQFGALMGQAVVVEKLFSWPGIGSLLVDSVLQRDIPAVQGSIFVVVLFFLAINLLIDVLYGVIDPRIRYA
- a CDS encoding ABC transporter permease, which gives rise to MKLGTSLIIGGALFALAIFVGLLAPWLAHTDPVMDANLMNAEEPPSWMWWFGTDAQGRDIYSRVVYGARISLTVGIVSQLVNSVIGVTLGLTAGYWGGWWDDFVNGLTNLMLAIPSLIFALAIMAVLGPGLTSLLIALGLTNWSFTCRIARASTLSLKSQGYVQAARVLGYGDLRIMITQLLPNMLGPIIVIGTLGMGGAVLAEAALSFLGLGIRPPFPSWGSMLSEARDQITTAPWLSIFPGLAIFLTVLGLNLLGDGLRDILDPQSRSRRT